A region of Polyodon spathula isolate WHYD16114869_AA chromosome 4, ASM1765450v1, whole genome shotgun sequence DNA encodes the following proteins:
- the LOC121314495 gene encoding glucagon family neuropeptides-like isoform X3 has product MAMSSKATLALFIYGIIMHCSIYCSPTGLSYPKIRLENEVYDEDGNSLPDLAFDSDQIAIRNPPSVIDDVYTLYYPPEKSGISSMEEDSEPLSKRHSDGIFTDSYSRYRKQMAVKKYLAAVLGKRYRQRVRNKGRRLTYL; this is encoded by the exons ATGGCAATGTCCAGTAAAGCGACTTTAGCATTATTCATCTACGGGATCATAATGCATTGCAGCATCTACTGTTCACCTACTGGGCTTAGTTATCCTAAAATTAG acttgAAAATGAAGTATATGATGAAGACGGAAACTCATTACCAGACTTGGCTTTTGACAGTGATCAGATTGCTATACGAAACCCTCCATCTGTCATTGATGATGTGTATACATTATATTACCCACCAGAGAAGAG TGGAATCAGTAGTATGGAGGAAGATTCAGAACCTTTATCCAAAAGACACTCGGATGGCATCTTTACAGACAGCTACAGCCGCTACAGGAAACAAATGGCTGTCAAGAAATATCTTGCTGCAGTCCTGGGGAAAAGGTATAGACAAAGGGTTAGAAATAAAGGACGCCGACTGACCTATTTGTAG
- the LOC121314495 gene encoding glucagon family neuropeptides-like isoform X1 — protein sequence MAMSSKATLALFIYGIIMHCSIYCSPTGLSYPKIRLENEVYDEDGNSLPDLAFDSDQIAIRNPPSVIDDVYTLYYPPEKRTERHADGIFNKAYRKVLGQLSARKYLHSLMEKRVGGISSMEEDSEPLSKRHSDGIFTDSYSRYRKQMAVKKYLAAVLGKSPEDINFEHLLLDMFDALLHGDYGACDWGQWLKAPPPSAM from the exons ATGGCAATGTCCAGTAAAGCGACTTTAGCATTATTCATCTACGGGATCATAATGCATTGCAGCATCTACTGTTCACCTACTGGGCTTAGTTATCCTAAAATTAG acttgAAAATGAAGTATATGATGAAGACGGAAACTCATTACCAGACTTGGCTTTTGACAGTGATCAGATTGCTATACGAAACCCTCCATCTGTCATTGATGATGTGTATACATTATATTACCCACCAGAGAAGAG AACAGAAAGACATGCTGATGGAATATTTAATAAAGCCTATAGGAAGGTGCTGGGTCAGTTGTCAGCAAGAAAATATCTACATTCTCTGATGGAAAAGCGTGTAGG TGGAATCAGTAGTATGGAGGAAGATTCAGAACCTTTATCCAAAAGACACTCGGATGGCATCTTTACAGACAGCTACAGCCGCTACAGGAAACAAATGGCTGTCAAGAAATATCTTGCTGCAGTCCTGGGGAAAAG CCCTGAAGACATTAATTTTGAGCATTTGCTACTGGACATGTTTGATGCCCTGCTTCATGGGGATTATGGTGCTTGTGATTGGGGACAATGGCTGAAAGCGCCCCCCCCATCG GCTATGTGA
- the LOC121314495 gene encoding glucagon family neuropeptides-like isoform X2 gives MAMSSKATLALFIYGIIMHCSIYCSPTGLSYPKIRLENEVYDEDGNSLPDLAFDSDQIAIRNPPSVIDDVYTLYYPPEKSGISSMEEDSEPLSKRHSDGIFTDSYSRYRKQMAVKKYLAAVLGKSPEDINFEHLLLDMFDALLHGDYGACDWGQWLKAPPPSAM, from the exons ATGGCAATGTCCAGTAAAGCGACTTTAGCATTATTCATCTACGGGATCATAATGCATTGCAGCATCTACTGTTCACCTACTGGGCTTAGTTATCCTAAAATTAG acttgAAAATGAAGTATATGATGAAGACGGAAACTCATTACCAGACTTGGCTTTTGACAGTGATCAGATTGCTATACGAAACCCTCCATCTGTCATTGATGATGTGTATACATTATATTACCCACCAGAGAAGAG TGGAATCAGTAGTATGGAGGAAGATTCAGAACCTTTATCCAAAAGACACTCGGATGGCATCTTTACAGACAGCTACAGCCGCTACAGGAAACAAATGGCTGTCAAGAAATATCTTGCTGCAGTCCTGGGGAAAAG CCCTGAAGACATTAATTTTGAGCATTTGCTACTGGACATGTTTGATGCCCTGCTTCATGGGGATTATGGTGCTTGTGATTGGGGACAATGGCTGAAAGCGCCCCCCCCATCG GCTATGTGA